A stretch of the Aegilops tauschii subsp. strangulata cultivar AL8/78 chromosome 4, Aet v6.0, whole genome shotgun sequence genome encodes the following:
- the LOC109745570 gene encoding uncharacterized protein, whose amino-acid sequence MGFIMEFAENLILRLMEDPEQRDEAQRAHVYRMKERCERTKAAWALPLRPYGFWTFDRFNSQLSWDPQISQAAGRRDPYDDLLARHAGPAPPSSS is encoded by the coding sequence ATGGGATTCATCATGGAGTTCGCGGAGAACCTGATCCTGCGGCTGATGGAGGACCCGGAGCAGCGCGACGAGGCGCAGCGGGCGCACGTCTACCGGATGAAGGAGCGgtgcgagcgcaccaaggcggccTGGGCGCTCCCGCTCCGCCCCTACGGCTTCTGGACCTTCGACCGCTTCAACTCCCAGCTCTCCTGGGACCCCCAGATCAGCCAGgccgccggccgccgcgacccCTACGACGACCTCCTCGCCCGCCACGCCGGCCCCGCcccgccctcctcctcctga